In the genome of Colletes latitarsis isolate SP2378_abdomen chromosome 9, iyColLati1, whole genome shotgun sequence, one region contains:
- the LOC143345784 gene encoding rap guanine nucleotide exchange factor 2 isoform X12 yields MIVVDYPEVHGGRMHRPPHPHPITDHRQVNLVFDDTFSQGLTGRPELYQKSNRSSHSSDTSSAYSGSDTMTSVQSSLDADADEVDLSGLVESIVDSDEEEDLAESMDSLTVRDPVRECLEKDPMERTEDDIETLLEFTQQLKAFTNMTLAVRRALCAVMVFAVVERAGMVVLNNGEELDSWSVLINGAVEIDHGNGEIEQLHLGDSFGILPTMERLLHRGIMRTKCDDCQFVCVTQADYFRIQHQGEENTRRHEENGRVILVTELRGALDGGARRGHVVIRGTPERLMLQLIEENSITDPTYIEDFLLTHRTFIDSPLLVASQLLEWFDQAQVRDRVARVVLLWVNNHFTDFETDPSMMEFLEAFETGLEREKMQGQQRLLNIACEAKARTRNVTLARPSRDEVLHFSILGGYERGFGIFISKVDKKSKAEDVGLKRGDQILEVNGQSFEHVSHVRALEILRGSTHLSITVKSNLLAFKEMLQMPDDSPRPRARANKPEISRLQTDPRARLSTHVDTITPVNPLNPLVGGVPLLIPDSNVSPCKDAKKEHKGFMTLGPKRRLQKALMKMNILPKNTINDGVHVDDPLAPPHTPPGTGLSQTTTNLYHSKSNPDLTSLYCYDDLRAPDYPEHVLKVYKADQTCKYLLIHKETTAHEVVMLALQEFGITESSSNFSLAELSVGEGGMIKQRRLPDQMQNLAERIGLSSRYYLKTNGISETLVADEQAPELIRESQVHFLQLNAVEVAIQLTLQDFSIFRQIESTEYVDDLFELKSRYGVPMLRQFAELVNREMFWVVTEVCSEHNLVRRSKIIKQFIKIARQCKECKNFNSMFAIVSGLGHGAVSRLRASWEKLPSKYQRLFSDLQELMDPSRNMSKYRQLVASEQTQPPIIPFYPVVKKDLTFIHLGNDSRVEGLVNFEKLRMIAKEVRTLTNMCSSPYDLSIMLERGGQPPSSAMVALNQMTTGNQVLHCPGGQTATVKRRKKSTAAPNPKKMFEEAQMVRRVKAYLANMKVITDEERLHALSVDCEPHAGAVAVAAAVPLSASRGRRHPSPTLSTTSSASSTSEGRKSIQGTKFGAASPQAVRKMLALSDPHKTRPYQPKHCPPPLPVPGLALHSSGLEPSPGAPRRVGSGSRVPMHERSHSDTPSSLPPPVDLSAESSSVTSLSNLQPLRKTLTSGSVTSSDSGHSTQLDSHSGSSVEAGGSPPPPQRRHSAMQGTGGLGVGVGLGVPAGLLPQGAGATIMTTMTTMTTMTSMTTMRPGVGSAQCRQPPAYKVAAQMARLHRLGRAHSHEGVTYRTEHEDDDEDAQVSAV; encoded by the exons TTTTCTCAAGGCCTGACTGGCAGGCCAGAGCTGTACCAAAAGTCCAATAGAAGTAGTCATTCGAGTGACACAAGTTCAGCATACAGTGGTTCAGACACAATGACGTCTGTGCAAAGTTCATTGGATGCAGATGCGGATGAGGTTGATCTTTCGGGGCTTGTTGAATCCATAGTGGACAGCGACGAGGAGGAAGATCTTGCGGAGAGCATGGAT AGCCTGACAGTCCGTGATCCTGTCAGAGAATGTTTAGAGAAGGATCCTATGGAAAGAACGGAAGATGACATAGAAACATTGTTAGAATTCACGCAACAATTAAAGGCCTTTACAAATATGACTCTGGCAGTAAGAAGAGCGCTGTGCGCTGTAATGGTGTTCGCTGTGGTTGAACGTGCTGGTATGGTAGTTTTAAACAATGGTGAAGAATTGGACAGTTGGAGCGTGCTTATCAATGGTGCTGTGGAAATTGACCATGGTAATGGTGAAATTGAACAACTGCACCTTGGTGATAGTTTTGGAATCTTGCCCACTATGGAAAGACTTTTACACAGAGGTATTATGAGGACAAA ATGCGATGACTGCCAATTTGTATGTGTCACGCAGGCAGACTATTTTAGGATTCAACATCAAGGTGAAGAAAATACTAGGAGGCACGAAGAAAACGGTAGAGTGATTCTAGTAACAGAATTAAGGGGTGCTTTAGACGGGGGAGCGCGTAGGGGTCACGTCGTGATCCGCGGAACTCCCGAACGTTTAATGTTACAACTTATCGAAGAAAACAGTATTACCGATCCCACGTATATAGAAGATTTCTTATTAACCCATCGAACATTTATCGATAGTCCTTTATTAGTTGCGAGTCAATTGTTAGAATGGTTTGACCAAGCACAAGTCAGAGACAGAGTTGCCAGAGTGGTACTCCTCTGGGTAAATAATCATTTTACGGATTTTGAAACCGATCCATCTATGATGGAGTTTTTAGAAGCATTTGAAACTGGGTTGGAAAGGGAGAAAATGCAGGGACAACAAAG ATTATTGAACATTGCATGCGAGGCAAAGGCAAGAACGCGAAATGTAACGTTAGCGAGGCCGTCTAGGGACGAGGTCCTACATTTTAGTATTTTAGGTGGTTACGAAAGGGGTTTCGGCATTTTCATTTCAAAAGTTGATAAAAAGTCGAAAGCCGAAGATGTTGGGTTAAAACGGGGCGATCAAATTTTAGAAGTAAACGGACAAAGTTTCGAGCACGTGAGTCATGTCAGAGCTCTTGAAATTTTAAGAGGATCCACTCATCTCAGTATAACTGTCAAATCAAATTTACTTG CGTTTAAAGAAATGCTTCAGATGCCAGACGATTCGCCGAGGCCACGGGCAAGAGCAAACAAACCCGAAATTTCAAGACTTCAAACAGATCCACGTGCAAGGTTGTCCACGCATGTGGACACGATTACTCCCGTAAATCCACTAAACCCACTAGTGGGTGGTGTTCCACTGTTAATTCCCGATTCCAATGTCTCCCCATGTAAAGATGCAAAAAAGGAACATAAGGGATTTATGACGCTCGGACCGAAAAGAAGATTACAAAAAGCTCTCATGAAAATGAATATACTGCCAAAGAATACTATTAA TGATGGTGTACATGTCGATGATCCTCTTGCGCCCCCTCACACACCACCGGGAACAGGACTTTCTCAAACCACCACTAATCTTTATCACTCCAAAAGTAATCCCGACCTTACGTCGTTATATTGTTACGATGATTTACGGGCGCCGGATTATCCTGAACACGTTTTGAAAGTTTACAAAGCTGATCAAACTTGTAAATACCTTCTTATTCACAAAGAAACAACGGCGCACGAG GTGGTAATGCTTGCTCTTCAGGAGTTCGGTATAACGGAGAGCAGCTCGAACTTCTCTTTAGCTGAACTTAGCGTTGGGGAAGGAGGTATGATTAAGCAACGAAGGTTACCCGATCAGATGCAGAATCTTGCGGAAAGAATCGGCTTGAGTTCTCGATATTATTTGAAAACTAACGGTATTTCGGAGACGCTTGTGGCCGACGAACAAGCGCCTGAACTCATTCGTGAATCTCAGGTTCATTTCTTACAACTGAACGCCGTTGAAGTTGCTATTCAGCTGACCTTGCAAGATTTCAGCATATTCCG GCAAATTGAATCCACGGAGTACGTGGATGATTTATTCGAATTGAAAAGTAGATACGGTGTGCCTATGCTCAGGCAATTTGCAGAACTAGTCAACAGAGAAATGTTTTGGGTTGTAACAGAAGTTTGTTCTGAACATAACCTCGTTCGACGtagtaaaataataaaacaattcATAAAAATAGCTC GCCAATGCAAAGAGTGTAAAAATTTTAACTCGATGTTTGCAATCGtatctggtttgggccacggaGCCGTATCAAGATTACGAGCTTCGTGGGAAAAACTGCCAAGCAAATATCAGAGGTTATTTAGCGATTTGCAAGAGTTAATGGACCCTAGCCGTAACATGAGCAAGTACCGGCAATTGGTGGCGTCCGAACAAACACAACCTCCCATA ATTCCATTTTATCCGGTAGTAAAAAAAGATTTGACGTTCATACATCTCGGTAACGATTCCAGAGTAGAGGGTTTAGTGAATTTTGAGAAACTAAGAATGATCGCGAAGGAAGTGAGAACGTTAACGAACATGTGTTCCTCGCCTTACGATTTATCGATAATGTTAGAAAGAGGCGGTCAACCACCCAGTTCAGCCATGGTCGCGTTGAATCAAATGACCACTGGCAACCAAG TATTACATTGTCCAGGAGGACAAACCGCAACCGTGAAAAGGCGGAAAAAGTCCACCGCTGCGCCAAATCCAAAGAAGATGTTCGAAGAAGCGCAGATGGTCAGAAGAGTGAAAGCATACCTTGCGAACATGAAAGTGATAACGGACGAGGAACGATTACACGCTCTTTCCGTGGATTGTGAACCTCACGCGGGAGCTGTTGCAGTAGCCGCCGCGGTACCACTTAGTGCAAGCCGAGGAAGAAGGCATCCCTCTCCCACGCTATCGACTACGAGTAGCGCCAGCAGCACCAGTGAAGGTAGAAAGAGCATACAAG GTACAAAGTTCGGAGCAGCGTCGCCACAGGCAGTGAGAAAAATGTTGGCGCTCTCCGACCCCCATAAAACACGTCCGTACCAACCTAAACACTGTCCACCACCACTTCCAGTACCGGGATTAGCCTTGCATTCCAGCGGACTGGAGCCTAGTCCTGGTGCACCTAGGAGAGTAGGATCTGGTAGCAGAGTTCCTATGCATGAGAGATCCCATAGCGATACTCCTTCCAGTTTACCGCCACCTGTCGATCTCAGCGCTGAGAGTAGTAGCGTGACCAGCCTGAGCAATCTACAACCGTTACGAAAAACGTTGACCAGCG GTTCGGTGACGAGCAGTGACAGTGGTCACAGTACACAGCTGGACAGCCACAGTGGAAGCAGCGTGGAAGCCGGTGGCAGTCCACCGCCACCTCAAAGACGGCACTCCGCCATGCAAG GTACCGGGGGATTAGGAGTAGGCGTGGGTCTCGGAGTACCGGCGGGACTTCTCCCCCAAGGAGCTGGCGCGACGATAATGACGACGATGACCACGATGACTACCATGACGTCGATGACGACGATGCGTCCAGGAGTCGGTAGCGCGCAGTGCCGTCAACCGCCTGCGTACAAAGTCGCCGCACAGATGGCGAGGTTGCACAGGCTAGGCCGTGCGCACAGCCACGAGGGTGTTACCTACAGGACCGAGCACGAAGATG ACGATGAGGACGCCCAAGTGTCGGCGGTTTAA